The following are from one region of the Ignavibacteriota bacterium genome:
- a CDS encoding T9SS type A sorting domain-containing protein: MKLKISFTMVILNILMVFDGESVGQVVERNGVLYRDYQFRNDSLFLDHAPMSKNNLITTDEGSLPFIKNDFIVNSFDGDYGADQNRVCGAMDGSGNYAFTWIDYRNSQEQIYVQFFNSDDQRIGINILVNEDPLNGNNSPFISVNKNGNFVIVWLRDFRVAMAQRYNKYGQKVGNNILVTNTSGWNTSEPSVAVSNDGSFMVMWSTEFYSGNNQIYAMLFDSLGNSVGQQINVNDYQLSYSSIGRGKTIDVDQTGKYCLTWSAATAPTSSKIYLQIINSFGQKIGGNVLVSSPNDSSRNYFPDIVSTDDGHFLITWEKDFDYPLSGGGVGGRIFHSDGYFITDDFSIYRHPGTSWNPVDVSSDKDSVFIVLWLGYDGKYLQKIKSNGEYIGDTVKVSYNSSISGYGYYSGLTDMFDNHFFIAPEIYVRHDQNIYLQKFNFELQPIGAFNKIHDDIGSSSQKKSIVKFNKLGGSIVLWEDQRNGRFDLYAQVYDAEFKPMGGNIQINETDKEYWLLQNKTAESLSDGTFVIAFSGNENYSTSSAFLQLVSNSGEKIGNNKLVKQSNNYYEYDVSLSVDSNDEILVCWYNQNGASMRIFDKNLNNIIPEKTLLHSSNNISFNPITVSVDSLFNTFISYVNYDYQNYSSDNKIRGKFFDKNGNGSSGFIIDSVNSYIAEFICKNKGNNFVIFYRDGTKIYLKRIYDKDDNYTFENSFSDYSYSPTQLNIVEFDNQKVFVTYNSNLDVIGFYANDNRRETESYLLHQYEFIDPYYDNYNGSNSSDILNDKIIFSYENPGNEGTGYDIWANVRKNENVNFESELFYPPADYDVLYNNFPNPFNSKTKIAYELLSYHNVKLIIYDILGREVKILVSENQEKGLYEVEFDASSLASGIYFYKLEAFNTTVKKMILLK; this comes from the coding sequence ATGAAACTAAAAATTTCATTTACTATGGTAATCCTGAACATATTAATGGTATTTGATGGAGAATCCGTTGGACAAGTTGTTGAAAGAAATGGAGTTCTGTACCGAGATTATCAATTCAGAAATGATTCATTATTCCTTGATCATGCACCAATGAGCAAAAATAATTTAATCACCACTGATGAAGGCAGTCTTCCATTCATTAAAAATGATTTCATTGTTAATTCATTTGATGGAGATTATGGAGCAGATCAGAACAGAGTTTGCGGTGCGATGGATGGAAGTGGAAACTATGCGTTTACTTGGATTGATTACAGAAACAGCCAGGAACAGATTTATGTACAGTTTTTCAATAGTGATGATCAAAGAATTGGGATTAATATTTTAGTAAATGAAGATCCTTTGAATGGCAATAACTCTCCGTTTATTTCTGTGAATAAAAATGGAAATTTTGTAATTGTATGGCTTCGAGATTTTCGTGTTGCTATGGCTCAAAGATATAATAAGTATGGACAAAAAGTCGGAAATAATATTTTAGTTACCAACACTTCCGGATGGAATACTTCAGAACCATCAGTAGCTGTAAGTAATGATGGATCCTTTATGGTAATGTGGAGTACTGAATTCTATAGTGGGAATAATCAAATTTATGCTATGCTATTTGATAGTTTAGGAAATTCTGTCGGACAGCAAATTAATGTTAACGACTACCAGCTAAGCTATTCAAGTATTGGTCGAGGCAAGACTATTGACGTTGACCAAACCGGGAAATATTGTCTGACGTGGAGTGCAGCTACGGCTCCCACCTCCTCCAAAATCTATCTTCAAATAATTAATAGCTTTGGACAAAAAATTGGAGGAAATGTCTTAGTCAGCAGTCCTAATGATAGTTCACGTAATTATTTTCCTGATATTGTCTCAACCGATGATGGTCATTTTCTAATTACCTGGGAAAAAGATTTTGACTATCCTCTAAGTGGTGGAGGTGTGGGTGGTAGAATTTTTCATTCAGATGGATACTTCATCACGGATGATTTCAGCATCTATAGACACCCGGGTACTTCATGGAATCCTGTTGATGTCTCATCAGATAAAGACAGCGTTTTTATTGTACTCTGGCTAGGTTACGATGGTAAATATCTCCAAAAAATAAAATCCAACGGGGAATATATTGGTGATACAGTTAAGGTCAGTTATAATTCATCGATTTCAGGTTATGGCTACTATAGCGGACTAACAGACATGTTTGATAATCACTTTTTTATTGCTCCGGAAATTTATGTACGGCATGATCAAAATATTTATTTACAAAAATTTAATTTTGAACTTCAACCCATTGGCGCATTTAATAAAATCCACGATGATATTGGTAGTTCAAGTCAAAAAAAATCGATTGTAAAATTTAACAAATTAGGTGGATCAATTGTTCTCTGGGAGGATCAAAGAAACGGACGTTTTGATTTATACGCTCAGGTCTATGATGCAGAATTTAAACCGATGGGTGGAAATATACAGATAAATGAAACTGATAAAGAGTATTGGCTTTTGCAAAATAAGACTGCTGAAAGTCTGTCAGATGGTACATTTGTCATCGCTTTCAGTGGTAACGAAAATTATTCTACTAGTAGTGCTTTTCTGCAGTTAGTAAGTAATTCAGGCGAAAAAATTGGAAATAATAAGTTAGTGAAACAGAGCAATAATTATTATGAGTACGATGTTTCTCTAAGTGTTGACTCAAACGATGAAATACTTGTGTGCTGGTATAACCAGAATGGTGCATCTATGAGAATATTTGATAAAAATCTTAATAATATCATTCCCGAAAAGACGTTACTTCACTCCTCAAATAACATTAGCTTTAACCCAATTACAGTTTCAGTAGATAGTTTATTTAATACTTTTATTTCATACGTTAATTATGATTATCAAAATTATTCCTCTGACAATAAAATCAGGGGAAAATTTTTCGACAAAAATGGGAATGGTTCTTCGGGATTTATCATCGACTCAGTGAATTCATATATCGCCGAATTCATTTGCAAAAATAAAGGAAACAATTTTGTAATCTTCTACAGGGATGGCACTAAGATTTATTTAAAAAGAATTTACGACAAGGATGATAATTACACATTTGAAAATAGTTTTAGTGATTATAGTTACAGTCCAACCCAGCTTAATATTGTTGAGTTTGATAATCAAAAAGTTTTTGTTACCTACAATTCCAATTTAGATGTAATCGGTTTTTATGCGAATGATAATAGAAGGGAAACGGAATCTTATCTGTTGCATCAGTATGAATTCATTGATCCATATTATGATAATTACAATGGATCTAATAGTTCAGATATTTTGAATGATAAAATTATTTTTTCTTACGAAAATCCAGGTAATGAAGGAACGGGTTATGATATCTGGGCAAATGTTAGAAAAAATGAAAATGTAAATTTTGAATCAGAACTATTTTATCCACCTGCTGATTATGATGTCCTTTATAATAACTTTCCAAATCCATTCAACTCAAAAACCAAAATTGCTTATGAGTTGTTGTCATATCACAATGTTAAGTTAATTATATATGATATATTAGGCAGGGAAGTAAAAATTTTGGTAAGTGAAAATCAGGAGAAAGGATTATATGAAGTTGAATTTGATGCTAGTTCTCTGGCATCAGGCATTTACTTTTACAAACTGGAAGCTTTCAATACCACAGTAAAGAAAATGATTTTGTTGAAATAA
- a CDS encoding outer membrane beta-barrel protein: protein MKTVICLLYPVLLFAQIPYPDTLLLTDSRTYPCLVTSIDGAKINFRYLNNKDESIVSKAVEKLSIEELGTVYTSNQGFIKDVDQINIFVNSRLEKIAEEQLVQQELAKLSAISSSEQIGTDYNNQPENYIIYQKPFKTKKWSFGVLLIPYYSGTIYSVIQYYSYNPPDVLISSYANNEINIQGQLAYALVSDVMLTLDVSYSSTYSELSSEYHRRNEFEDFDSGLKTTNGLYLFDFSLGLKYYFLEFNSNNVNIYALAGFGRQFAFADVSEENLYPGPGPRPIIEDNMADYLEEMNSPWHLDFGFGAEYLFNESLSLNSNIRFIYTNASSEYDYRYIDNYETITRSIEYSTSEFVTHIGIGINFYF from the coding sequence ATGAAAACAGTCATTTGTTTGCTGTACCCGGTTTTACTTTTTGCACAAATTCCTTATCCTGATACACTTCTATTAACCGATAGTAGAACATATCCCTGTTTAGTTACAAGCATTGATGGTGCAAAGATTAATTTTCGTTATCTGAACAATAAGGATGAATCGATCGTATCAAAGGCAGTCGAAAAGCTTTCAATAGAAGAATTAGGAACTGTTTATACTTCAAACCAGGGTTTCATAAAAGATGTTGACCAGATTAATATATTTGTCAATTCCAGGCTGGAAAAAATAGCAGAGGAACAGTTAGTGCAGCAAGAACTTGCTAAGCTTTCTGCTATTTCAAGTTCCGAGCAAATCGGCACAGATTATAACAATCAGCCAGAAAATTATATTATCTATCAAAAACCTTTTAAGACAAAGAAGTGGTCATTTGGTGTGCTTTTAATTCCATATTACTCAGGGACAATATATTCTGTAATTCAATATTATAGCTATAATCCGCCTGATGTCTTAATCTCCAGCTACGCCAATAACGAAATAAATATTCAAGGTCAGCTAGCGTATGCACTAGTATCAGATGTAATGTTAACACTCGATGTCTCTTATTCCTCCACATACAGTGAATTGAGTTCAGAGTATCATAGACGAAACGAATTTGAAGATTTTGATTCAGGATTAAAAACAACAAATGGTTTATACTTATTTGACTTTAGCTTGGGCTTGAAATATTATTTTCTCGAATTCAACTCTAATAATGTAAATATATATGCGCTTGCTGGATTCGGGCGACAATTTGCTTTTGCAGATGTGAGCGAGGAGAATTTATATCCTGGTCCTGGACCAAGACCGATTATTGAAGATAATATGGCGGATTATCTGGAAGAAATGAATTCACCATGGCATCTGGATTTTGGATTTGGTGCAGAATATTTATTTAATGAATCGCTATCACTAAATTCTAATATTCGATTTATTTATACTAATGCTAGTTCAGAATATGATTACAGATATATAGATAATTATGAAACAATTACTCGCTCAATTGAATATTCAACTTCTGAATTTGTAACGCATATTGGCATTGGAATAAATTTTTATTTTTAA
- a CDS encoding DUF1572 family protein → MINTLSDLFLRDLEKLKTEISSFRDEKNLWKISGDTHLDGGQVKNSSGNLCLHLCGNLQHFIGAILGNSGYIRNRDAEFSQKNVPIRELVAEIELTSKVVKQTLESLTESSLNNIYSLY, encoded by the coding sequence ATGATCAATACATTATCGGATCTTTTCCTTCGTGATCTTGAAAAATTAAAAACAGAAATTTCTTCATTCAGAGATGAAAAGAACCTCTGGAAAATTTCCGGAGACACCCACCTGGACGGCGGGCAGGTAAAAAACTCATCCGGGAATTTGTGCTTACATCTTTGTGGAAATCTTCAACATTTCATAGGAGCTATACTTGGAAATTCAGGTTATATTAGAAACCGTGATGCAGAATTCAGCCAAAAGAATGTTCCCATTCGTGAACTGGTGGCTGAAATTGAATTAACGAGTAAAGTTGTTAAGCAGACATTAGAATCTTTAACTGAGTCTTCACTAAATAATATTTACTCCCTTTACTGA
- a CDS encoding ATP-binding protein gives MLIKRLLYNEIKDHLRAKEISIIIGPRQVGKTTLMLELLNSLKDTGEKALFLNLDYENDKRFFENQDLLLSKIKLEIGNDGYVFIDEIQRKENAGIFIKGIYDLHLPYKFILSGSGSLELKEKIQESLVGRKRLFELLPVTFKEFVNYKTEYRYEDKLDDYFNLENQETEMLLNEYLSFGGYPRIVTENNLEEKKKIIDEIYRSYIEKDIVSLLNIDRPDAFSLLIKILASQTGKLLNYSKLATAIGISTITLKKYLWYAEKTYVIQTIGPFIGNSLKELTKSRTAYFYDYGLRNFANNSFMLLQNQNELGFVFQNFIKNLINEHLLWKNWTINFWRTTDKAEVDFVINKGSEVIPIEVKYSAIRNNTIKRALRSFIERYSPKQAFVINMNYSDQTIINETKVIFIPFYKLLTSTD, from the coding sequence ATGCTTATAAAACGTTTATTGTATAATGAAATAAAAGATCATCTCAGAGCAAAAGAAATCTCTATTATTATAGGTCCAAGACAGGTTGGTAAAACAACTTTAATGCTTGAATTATTAAATTCTCTAAAAGATACTGGAGAAAAGGCATTATTTCTAAATTTAGATTATGAAAATGATAAAAGATTTTTTGAAAATCAGGATTTACTTTTAAGCAAAATTAAGCTGGAAATTGGCAATGATGGATACGTTTTTATTGATGAGATACAAAGAAAGGAAAATGCCGGTATATTTATAAAGGGAATTTATGATCTACACCTGCCATACAAATTCATTTTATCCGGTTCGGGCAGCTTAGAACTAAAAGAAAAAATCCAGGAGTCTTTAGTTGGCAGAAAGAGATTGTTCGAGCTTCTGCCGGTAACTTTTAAGGAATTTGTAAATTATAAAACAGAGTACAGATATGAAGATAAGCTTGATGATTATTTTAATTTAGAAAATCAAGAAACAGAAATGCTGCTTAATGAGTACTTGAGTTTTGGGGGATATCCAAGAATTGTTACTGAAAATAATTTAGAAGAAAAGAAAAAAATAATTGACGAGATATATAGAAGTTATATTGAGAAAGACATTGTTAGTCTTTTAAATATTGACAGACCTGATGCTTTCAGCTTGTTAATTAAAATCTTAGCATCTCAAACGGGCAAGCTTTTGAACTACTCAAAATTAGCGACGGCAATTGGTATATCAACGATAACGCTTAAAAAATACTTGTGGTATGCTGAAAAAACTTATGTGATACAAACTATTGGTCCGTTTATAGGTAACTCTTTAAAAGAATTAACCAAATCCCGGACTGCTTATTTTTATGATTATGGATTGAGAAATTTTGCGAATAACTCTTTTATGCTGCTGCAAAATCAAAATGAACTCGGGTTTGTATTTCAGAACTTTATAAAAAATTTAATTAATGAGCATTTGCTCTGGAAAAACTGGACGATTAATTTCTGGCGAACAACAGATAAAGCCGAAGTTGATTTTGTAATTAATAAGGGCAGCGAAGTAATACCGATTGAAGTTAAATATTCAGCAATAAGAAATAACACAATTAAACGCGCACTCAGAAGTTTTATAGAGAGATATTCACCTAAGCAAGCTTTCGTTATCAATATGAATTATTCAGATCAAACTATAATAAACGAAACGAAAGTTATATTTATTCCGTTCTATAAATTATTGACTTCAACTGATTGA
- a CDS encoding DUF433 domain-containing protein, producing MEYRNIITMNAQKRSGKPCIRNLRITVYDVLEYLASGMSIDQILSDFPELTKEDIFACLSFAADRERRSINLSQ from the coding sequence ATGGAATACAGAAATATTATAACAATGAATGCCCAAAAAAGAAGCGGAAAACCATGTATTCGAAATTTAAGAATTACTGTTTATGATGTTTTAGAATACCTAGCTTCTGGAATGTCGATAGACCAGATATTGAGTGACTTCCCGGAGTTGACAAAAGAAGACATTTTCGCTTGCCTCAGTTTTGCCGCAGATAGAGAAAGAAGATCAATTAATCTTTCTCAATGA
- a CDS encoding DUF5615 family PIN-like protein, translating into MKILLDQNLSFKLCSKLKDIFPDIIHIKDVSLEAASDEEVWLYAKLNSFILISKDSDFIEKAVIKGHPPKIIWIKTGNCPTDQIEMLVRKNRKIIEEFIADKENSVLTIS; encoded by the coding sequence ATGAAAATCTTGCTTGATCAAAATCTGTCCTTTAAACTTTGCTCAAAACTTAAAGATATCTTCCCTGATATAATTCACATAAAAGATGTTTCCTTAGAGGCTGCATCTGATGAAGAAGTGTGGCTTTATGCAAAGTTGAATTCTTTTATTTTAATTTCGAAGGATTCTGACTTCATTGAAAAAGCTGTAATAAAAGGTCATCCACCAAAAATTATTTGGATCAAGACAGGAAATTGTCCGACAGATCAAATTGAAATGCTGGTAAGGAAGAATAGGAAAATAATTGAGGAGTTCATTGCAGATAAAGAAAATTCGGTTCTTACAATTTCCTAA
- a CDS encoding DUF1572 family protein, which yields MTETLTQLFLRDLEKLKTEISSFKDEKNLWKISGDTHLDGGQVKNSAGNLCLHLCGNLQHFVGAVLGNSEYIRNRDAEFSQKNVPIRELVAEIELTSKVVKQTLESLTESSLNNIYPSNIFGEGTTTAGFLIHLAAHLNYHLGQINYHRRLIDK from the coding sequence ATGACAGAAACACTCACACAACTTTTCCTTCGTGATCTTGAAAAATTAAAAACAGAGATTTCCTCATTCAAAGATGAAAAGAACCTCTGGAAAATTTCCGGAGACACCCACCTGGACGGCGGGCAGGTAAAAAACTCTGCGGGAAACCTTTGCCTCCACCTTTGTGGAAACCTTCAGCATTTTGTCGGTGCAGTTCTCGGTAATTCCGAATACATTAGAAACCGTGATGCAGAATTCAGCCAAAAGAATGTTCCCATTCGTGAACTGGTGGCTGAAATTGAATTAACGAGTAAAGTTGTTAAGCAGACATTAGAATCTTTAACTGAGTCTTCACTAAATAATATTTACCCAAGCAATATTTTTGGTGAAGGAACAACAACTGCTGGTTTCCTGATTCACCTCGCAGCACATTTAAATTATCATCTTGGGCAAATTAATTACCACAGGAGATTAATTGATAAATAG
- a CDS encoding T9SS type A sorting domain-containing protein: protein MVCVTGSTNGGVWVFTDTQIPVELTSFTAGASTDYVELNWATATELNNSGFNIERSKSDELQWEVIGFVPGFGTTTEMHSYSFTDSDVQTGHYSYRLKQIDFDGTFEYSHIVKVEVDTPLEFILEQNYPNPFNPSTKIKFTVPALIAIRQLPEKQSQMVTLKIYDVLGNEIATLVNEEKPAGNYEINFDASKISSGVYFYSIAVGKYYESKKMILIR from the coding sequence ATGGTTTGTGTTACGGGATCCACAAATGGTGGTGTGTGGGTTTTTACAGATACTCAAATTCCTGTTGAGTTGACAAGTTTTACTGCTGGTGCAAGTACTGATTATGTTGAACTGAATTGGGCTACTGCTACTGAGTTAAATAATTCCGGATTCAATATTGAAAGATCAAAATCAGATGAATTGCAATGGGAAGTTATCGGCTTTGTACCGGGATTTGGGACTACAACTGAAATGCATTCTTACTCTTTCACAGATAGCGATGTTCAAACCGGTCATTACTCTTACAGATTGAAACAAATAGATTTCGACGGCACTTTTGAATACTCACATATTGTTAAAGTTGAGGTTGATACTCCACTCGAGTTTATTCTGGAACAGAATTACCCAAATCCCTTTAATCCTTCCACAAAAATAAAATTCACCGTCCCGGCTCTCATTGCGATCCGGCAATTGCCGGAGAAGCAATCTCAAATGGTAACCTTAAAAATTTATGATGTTTTAGGAAATGAAATTGCTACACTGGTCAATGAGGAGAAACCCGCCGGTAACTATGAAATCAATTTTGATGCTTCGAAAATATCAAGCGGTGTTTACTTTTACAGTATTGCTGTCGGAAAATATTATGAATCAAAAAAAATGATATTGATCAGATAA